One window of the Desulfomonile tiedjei genome contains the following:
- a CDS encoding response regulator — translation MAGKNVLVVEDESKIAALLRDYLVSAGFLVTIVERGDLAIAEVRKNTPALVLLDIMLPGMDGMDVCREIRKFSTIPIIMLTARVEEIDRIVGLELGADDYVCKPFSPREIVARVKAVLRRSQLQPVELQLKVGLISMDCATREVTVRGKPVSLTPNEFALLKALMARPNRVFTRGELLNLVQGYSADGYERTIDSHIKNLRKKMAENFAEQEVISTVHGVGYKLGVVTVTSDEDG, via the coding sequence ATGGCCGGGAAAAATGTGTTGGTTGTAGAGGATGAATCCAAGATTGCCGCGTTGCTGCGGGACTATCTCGTCTCTGCCGGCTTCCTTGTAACGATTGTTGAGCGAGGAGATTTGGCCATTGCGGAAGTGCGGAAGAACACGCCGGCACTGGTGCTCCTGGATATCATGTTGCCCGGTATGGACGGAATGGACGTATGTCGAGAAATCAGGAAATTCTCTACCATTCCTATTATCATGCTCACAGCGCGTGTCGAAGAAATTGACCGGATTGTCGGCCTTGAATTGGGCGCAGATGACTATGTGTGTAAACCGTTCAGCCCCCGGGAAATAGTTGCTCGTGTAAAAGCAGTGCTCAGGCGGAGCCAACTTCAGCCCGTAGAATTACAGCTCAAAGTAGGATTAATCTCGATGGACTGCGCCACGCGTGAGGTCACGGTCAGAGGAAAGCCTGTGAGCCTGACCCCGAACGAGTTCGCCCTTCTCAAGGCACTAATGGCGCGTCCAAATCGCGTGTTCACTCGAGGAGAACTTCTGAATCTTGTTCAAGGTTACAGTGCCGACGGATATGAACGAACTATCGATTCGCACATCAAGAATTTGCGCAAGAAAATGGCCGAAAACTTTGCCGAACAAGAAGTCATAAGCACAGTACACGGGGTTGGGTACAAACTCGGTGTTGTTACGGTGACCTCCGACGAAGATGGCTGA
- a CDS encoding periplasmic heavy metal sensor, whose protein sequence is MKKTAIVLVIGVLAIASATCFHALAAPQGPPPGPPPHGGGFFGGPPGPPPGPPPHGGGFFGLLDGPPDLMEKLKLTDDQLKQMRLAYVDSQDKTRKARNALMGLHDEKKTMLISGKIDQAKLAKLDEETTKLASEVMAEELKMKREQLSKLTPEQVNLLADFLATKKMGHGPKMMSR, encoded by the coding sequence ATGAAAAAGACAGCTATCGTTTTGGTTATCGGAGTATTGGCAATCGCATCAGCGACTTGCTTTCATGCTCTTGCTGCGCCTCAGGGACCGCCGCCGGGGCCGCCTCCGCATGGAGGGGGATTCTTTGGTGGACCTCCGGGACCACCCCCGGGGCCACCTCCGCATGGAGGGGGATTCTTTGGTCTGTTGGACGGTCCACCCGATCTGATGGAAAAACTCAAGTTAACAGATGACCAGCTGAAACAGATGCGACTCGCGTATGTTGATTCTCAGGACAAGACCAGAAAAGCCCGAAACGCTTTAATGGGGTTGCACGATGAGAAAAAAACCATGCTGATTTCCGGCAAAATAGACCAGGCCAAGCTTGCGAAGTTGGATGAAGAGACTACGAAGCTCGCTTCGGAGGTCATGGCTGAGGAACTCAAAATGAAAAGAGAGCAACTCTCAAAACTTACGCCGGAACAGGTCAATCTTTTGGCGGATTTCCTGGCTACAAAGAAAATGGGCCATGGACCGAAGATGATGAGCAGATAA
- a CDS encoding efflux RND transporter periplasmic adaptor subunit, with translation MLRKQSSLKLVGMLVLIAIGFVGGGAYWVNGKLSGKPQQEYETVPASKRDVGAMVQATGIVKAMVGADVKVGARMPGKVVELPINVGDRVNKGQVIARIEQDDLVAKVKLQKAVLAEAKAEEIRLAKDFERDKQLSVTNAISPQKLDQSEAQHEMAKARTLKSRAELDYWESQLSYATIAAPIKGTVASVNTMQGETVVTGLNAPTFIRIIDLDHLEVLAYVDENDIGKVQVDQEATFTVAAHQATEFQGKVTSIYPSATIQDNVVYYITSVSVDNRGGKLRPDMTVNVSIFINRRKGVVTVPHKAVQRDGSRKFVFAANNGLPEKRFLKIGLRDQSYIEILDGLKEGELVIIGDPFRK, from the coding sequence ATGCTGAGAAAACAATCGAGCCTCAAACTTGTCGGAATGCTCGTGTTGATTGCCATAGGCTTTGTGGGCGGGGGGGCCTACTGGGTCAATGGGAAGCTCTCGGGCAAGCCACAACAGGAATACGAGACGGTACCGGCGTCGAAGCGTGATGTGGGCGCAATGGTTCAGGCAACCGGAATCGTGAAGGCGATGGTGGGGGCTGACGTGAAAGTTGGGGCAAGGATGCCTGGTAAAGTTGTAGAGCTGCCCATCAATGTGGGAGATAGGGTCAACAAAGGACAAGTCATTGCCAGGATTGAACAGGACGATTTAGTCGCAAAAGTAAAGCTTCAAAAAGCGGTTCTTGCCGAAGCCAAGGCCGAGGAAATCCGCCTGGCAAAGGACTTTGAGCGCGACAAACAGCTGAGTGTCACTAACGCGATCTCGCCCCAGAAGTTGGACCAAAGTGAAGCACAGCACGAAATGGCCAAGGCAAGGACTCTCAAATCTCGGGCCGAACTCGATTACTGGGAATCTCAGCTCTCTTACGCCACCATTGCCGCGCCGATCAAAGGCACCGTCGCCTCGGTTAACACGATGCAAGGGGAGACTGTGGTTACAGGGCTCAACGCGCCCACCTTCATCAGAATCATCGACCTTGATCATCTGGAAGTGCTGGCCTATGTGGATGAAAACGACATTGGTAAGGTGCAGGTCGATCAAGAAGCTACCTTCACCGTCGCAGCTCACCAGGCCACCGAGTTTCAGGGCAAAGTGACCTCCATCTATCCGTCAGCCACCATTCAGGACAATGTTGTCTACTACATCACTTCCGTAAGCGTGGATAATCGGGGAGGGAAGCTGAGGCCGGATATGACGGTCAACGTGTCGATCTTCATCAATCGGCGGAAGGGGGTTGTCACGGTACCGCACAAGGCCGTCCAACGCGACGGGAGCCGGAAGTTCGTTTTTGCGGCCAATAACGGGCTGCCGGAGAAACGTTTCCTGAAGATCGGATTAAGAGACCAATCCTACATCGAAATACTGGATGGCCTGAAAGAGGGAGAGCTAGTCATTATCGGCGATCCGTTCCGCAAGTGA
- a CDS encoding ABC transporter ATP-binding protein, which translates to MIQVENLFRTFQKESLEVQILRGVSLSIRKGEFVAIMAPSGMGKSTLLNILGCLDKPTSGSYILDGVAVHDMDDDELSRMRNQKIGFVFQSFHLLPRMTAWENVVLPLIYGLFEGDMKERAIRVLAAIGLADRVDHLPRELSGGQQQRVAIARALINSPGIILADEPTGNLDSSSGQEVMKIFHELHAAGTTMVVVTHDKEVALQADRIIEMRDGRISNDRPAGTRSGEAA; encoded by the coding sequence ATGATACAAGTGGAAAATCTTTTCAGAACTTTTCAAAAAGAGAGCTTGGAAGTGCAAATCTTACGCGGAGTCTCCCTAAGCATCCGCAAGGGGGAGTTTGTTGCCATAATGGCCCCGTCAGGAATGGGGAAGAGTACTTTGCTGAATATCCTGGGCTGTCTTGATAAACCGACGAGCGGATCGTACATCCTGGACGGCGTTGCCGTTCATGACATGGACGATGATGAGCTGTCGAGAATGAGGAATCAGAAAATCGGGTTTGTTTTCCAGTCCTTTCATCTTCTGCCGCGAATGACCGCTTGGGAAAACGTGGTTCTTCCGCTCATCTATGGCCTTTTTGAAGGAGACATGAAGGAAAGAGCCATCCGAGTTTTAGCAGCTATTGGTCTTGCGGATCGGGTGGATCACCTACCAAGAGAGTTGTCCGGTGGCCAACAGCAGCGCGTTGCCATAGCCAGAGCGCTGATTAACTCACCAGGCATCATACTCGCCGATGAGCCCACCGGGAATCTGGACTCTTCCTCGGGCCAAGAAGTCATGAAGATCTTTCACGAACTCCACGCGGCCGGAACCACCATGGTTGTAGTCACGCACGACAAGGAGGTTGCGCTTCAGGCCGACCGAATCATCGAGATGAGGGACGGTCGTATTTCCAACGACCGCCCCGCTGGGACTCGATCAGGAGAGGCGGCATGA